A portion of the Calliphora vicina chromosome 5, idCalVici1.1, whole genome shotgun sequence genome contains these proteins:
- the ths gene encoding mucin-2: protein MLLQLMVYAKIIYLLMVVISGALCTVEDYVIMSQCAHNKAINLAAEGTVSVTDISQTQNITIVGRPDFVNNNFKIALYAKETQRYLCFNDHWKLVGMKELQDTCYFNEAIVHGYFVFRSVVDMQRRIGFTQRGRAVGPKKTVNDACYMFTKIPTDQFFHQHNTHFSAAPKTKSTTTKIPKTEYTHTHTPYTTQAGRGSGGGRTKTNRFKNPQRQEDAVTHNHSGHGHGSGSGSGGGSGSGNGSKKFKKQRNGNKQQRQQKQKQEMQQQIRGHSYNLSNPKNSTYLNSSRQNLLLSQHSINNHTNKKHNNNNNNNNHPPQNHQVRHHHNDPNKVARRQQHDQKQKTKLRQRVRPSPSSASAALTPAVAATTTTTTATTSLTTAKLINSSKPPHHTLSSSYSDIHPTSVIPTISTDATADIQNTMSSTLVVAKRKGRRRKGDKLHKKGLQKKLEQERQHSREQTEKDSGYSSSVGPAYDEEEEEFITSSTDYAWMTNDITMSAVKPTSASLPSWDTWYPSSSTAYTEDVDADYSLGASATASSATETNADTRFSTTLESSSSMTDLDKNTLSSQTSVPLPTSVFTTTLTENSIDETISPTVTTTDLGTTTTNTSTYTQTDFWSTSLNDNTDADILATGFTSDTFNTYATPQLENTQNILNTDEATNALSTQPSKDDSENSTAAITLSTNEDDNDEEHEVSSPPTERTSDEVSEDTTWLDGSTFEMTSSGNYEKANEAATTTTTTYTNDCAYSTASTHNGSETMTDCMFATKTTAPIANNHKPGETTPLQYTTQTQSNNNNNDNVPKMEAANKVTTSTALNSIIIPIRSDKTTSLPETTSTTTTQSHTQSQTSTQFSKTPEPAAAAPATPLQLEEKSIHTTFTTATASSSTVHATKSPVPLALTTRKSLRKSTQKLLATPFHQLTYVRNEAGDIDIDSIDNISIYPELLDNDNDEPLVKPSTSRLTMISGYLPTSATATLPESIRIAKIKINRERKRMLRLRNVGNYA from the coding sequence aaaGAACTCCAAGATACCTGCTATTTCAACGAAGCAATTGTTCACGGTTATTTCGTGTTCCGGTCTGTAGTCGATATGCAGCGACGCATCGGTTTCACGCAAAGAGGTAGAGCCGTTGGTCCCAAGAAAACTGTTAACGATGCTTGTTATATGTTCACCAAAATACCAACCGATCAATTTTTCCATCAACACAACACTCACTTTTCAGCAGCACCCAAAACGAAAAGCACTACAactaaaataccaaaaaccgaatacacacacacacacacgccCTACACCACCCAGGCGGGGAGAGGCAGTGGAGGCGGGCGGACAAAGACGAATCGCTTTAAGAATCCTCAACGTCAAGAGGACGCTGTTACGCATAATCACAGCGGTCATGGCCACGGCAGCGGTAGTGGCAGCGGTGGCGGCAGTGGTAGCGGTAACGGCAGCAAAAAGTTCAAGAAACAGCGTAACGGCAACAAACAACAGCGGCAACAGAAACAGAAGCAGGAGATGCAGCAACAAATTCGAGGCCATAGCTACAATTTAAGCAACCCAAAAAATAGCACTTACCTAAATAGTTCTAGGCAAAATTTACTCTTAAGTCAGCATAGTATAAACAAccacacaaacaaaaaacataataataataacaacaacaacaaccacccGCCTCAAAACCATCAGGTCCGACATCATCACAATGATCCCAACAAGGTGGCCAGAAGGCAACAGCATGAccaaaaacagaaaacaaaattgCGTCAACGTGTTCGACCTAGTCCTAGTTCTGCTTCCGCTGCGCTAACGCCAGCGGTGgcggcaacaacaacaacaactacagcaaCAACTTCACTAACCAcagcaaaattaataaattcctCAAAACCTCCTCATCACACACTGAGCAGCAGTTACTCGGACATACATCCAACCAGTGTGATTCCAACGATATCGACAGATGCCACAGCTGACATCCAGAATACGATGTCATCGACCTTAGTGGTGGCCAAACGCAAAGGACGAAGAAGAAAGGGCGATAAGCTGCACAAGAAGGGCTTACAAAAGAAACTAGAGCAGGAGCGCCAACATTCAAGAGAACAAACAGAAAAGGATTCAGGATACAGTTCATCGGTGGGCCCTGCCTACGACGAGGAGGAGGAGGAGTTTATAACAAGCTCAACTGACTATGCCTGGATGACCAATGACATTACAATGTCAGCGGTAAAGCCAACATCGGCCAGCTTACCTTCCTGGGATACCTGGTATCCATCATCATCAACTGCATACACAGAAGATGTAGATGCCGACTACTCCTTGGGTGCCTCAGCCACAGCCTCATCAGCAACCGAAACGAATGCAGACACACGGTTCTCAACAACCCTGGAATCATCATCCTCAATGACTGATTTAGATAAAAACACTTTATCTTCGCAGACATCCGTACCGCTTCCAACATCAGTGTTTACAACTACTTTAACGGAAAATAGCATCGATGAAACTATATCACCAACAGTAACTACAACAGACTTAGGaacgacaacaacaaatacCTCAACCTACACTCAAACTGATTTTTGGTCTACCAGCCTAAACGACAATACGGATGCGGATATCTTAGCCACTGGCTTTACCAGCGACACGTTCAACACCTATGCGACTCCCCAACTAGAGAATACTCAGAATATCCTTAACACGGATGAAGCCACGAATGCATTAAGCACACAGCCTAGTAAAGACGACTCGGAGAATTCAACGGCTGCCATAACTCTCTCAACAAACGAAGATGACAACGATGAGGAGCATGAGGTTAGTTCGCCGCCCACAGAGCGAACTAGCGACGAAGTAAGTGAGGATACCACATGGTTGGATGGCTCTACATTCGAAATGACTTCAAGCGGCAATTATGAGAAAGCTAACGAGGCGGCCACAACCACTACAACAACATATACAAACGATTGTGCCTACAGCACTGCTTCCACACACAACGGAAGTGAAACGATGACTGATTGCATGTTTGCAACGAAAACAACTGCACCCATTGCCAACAACCACAAACCAGGTGAAACCACCCCATTACAATATACGACACAGACacaaagtaataataataataatgataatgttCCCAAAATGGAAGCGGCTAACAAAGTGACAACGAGCACTGCTTTAAACTCAATAATAATACCCATAAGAAGTGATAAAACCACAAGTTTGCCTGAAActacatcaacaacaacaacacagtCTCATACCCAATCACAAACATCAACGCAATTTTCAAAGACTCCAGaaccagcagcagcagcaccaGCGACACCCTTACAGCTGGAAGAGAAGAGCATTCACACAACGTTTACAACAGCAACTGCTTCTAGCTCGACTGTACATGCCACCAAATCGCCAGTACCTTTAGCTTTAACCACGAGGAAAAGCTTGCGCAAATCAACCCAAAAACTCCTAGCCACCCCATTCCATCAACTGACCTATGTGCGCAACGAAGCCGGTGACATTGATATCGATAGCATCGATAACATTAGCATATATCCCGAATTGCTGGATAACGATAACGACGAACCGCTGGTGAAACCCAGCACCAGTCGTTTAACCATGATCAGCGGCTACTTGCCCACCTCGGCAACGGCCACGTTACCCGAATCGATACGCattgctaaaataaaaattaatcgcgAACGTAAACGCATGCTACGTCTGCGCAATGTGGGTAACTATGCGTAG